A stretch of DNA from Cupriavidus taiwanensis:
GCAGCGCCTCGAAGCCCACGGTGTGGCGTTCGATGTAGTCGTGGTCGAGCAGGCCGTCGCGGATCAGAACGTGGATCATCGCCAGCGCCAGCGCGCCGTCGGTTCCGGGCATCGGCGCGATATGGCGGTGGCACTTCTCGGCGCTCAGCGAGCGGTACGGGTCGATCGCCACCAGCGTGGCGCCGCGCCGCTTGGCCTCCTGCGCGCGCGTCCAGAAGTGCAGGTTGGAGGCAATCGGGTTGCCGCCCCAGATGATCACCAGTTTGGCGTCGACCACGTGCTCCATGTCCATGCCCACGCTGGCGCCGTAGGTGTAGCGCAGCGCGGTGGCGCCGGCGCTGGCGCAGATGGTGCGGTCCAGCCGCGACGCGCCCAGCTTGTTGAAGAAGCGCGCGGCCATGCTTTCGCCCTGCACCAGCCCCATGGTGCCGGCATAGCTGTACGGCACGATCGCCTGCGGATCGCGCGCGGCGATCGCCTGCAGGCGTGTGGCGATGGTGTCGAGCGCCTCATCCCACGAGATCGGCGCGAACTTGCCCTCGCCCTTCCGGCCGATGCGCTTCATCGGCGTGAGCAGGCGGTCCGGGTGGTAGGTGCGCTCGGTGTAGCGCGACACCTTGGTGCACAGCACGCCCTGCGTGCCGGGATGGTCTGGATCGCCCGCTACCTTGACGGCACGGCCGCCCTCGACGGTGACGAGCAAGGCACAAGTATCGGGGCAGTCATGCGGGCAGGCGGCGCGGACGATGCGGGAAGCCATGGGGTCTCCGGGCGGGGGCTGTGTTGTTTTCGTTCGGTCGTACGGAACTGGAGATGCCGGCGCAGGCCGCGGGTGGCGGCGCCTGCGCCGCGCCGGCTGGCGGCGCATTGCCCCGGGCGTGCGGGGCGATGGCGGGAAGTATCTCGTGCCGATTGTATTCGATTATGATGTGCCGGCGCGCTCGCGGCACAGACCGGGACGCGCACCATGCCGCACGATCCAGCAGCTCGCCGGCGCAGACCGGCCAACGCGGCCAACGGGTAACCGAACCAACATTCGCGGGGGTTTATGTCTTTCCGATCCGGGGTCAACGGCCGGCTTGCCGGCCTGCTGGTGGCGTGCGCCATCGGCACTGGCGGCGCGTCCTGCGCCGCTTTCGCGGCGAATACCGCGGCCACCACCACAGCCGAGCAAGGCGTCACCGCCGACACCATCCTGCTGGGCCAGTCCGCCGCGCTGACGGGCCCGACCGCGGTGCTCGGCAAGCAGATGAATTCAGGCGCGCTGCTGTATTTCGACCACATCAACCAGCAGGGCGGCATCCACGGGCGCAAGATCCGGCTCGAGGCGCTGGACGACTATTACGAACCCGAACCGGCGGCAAAGAATACGAAGAAGCTGATCGAAGAGGATCGCGTCTTCGCCCTGTTCGGCTATGTCGGCACACCCACCAGCCAGGCCGCGCTGCCGCTGGCGATCCAGGCCAGGGTGCCGTTCTTCGGTCCGTACACGGGCGCGCAGTCGCTGCGCGAGCCGCGCAGCCGCTACGTGTTCCATGTGCGCGCCGGCTACAACGAGGAAACCGCGGCGATCCTGCGCCAGATCCAGACCACCGGGCTCAAGCGCGTGGCCGTGGTCTACAACGAGGATGCCTACGGCAAGGCCGGCCTGGACGGGCTCGAGCGCGCGCTCAAGGCCGCGCCCGACAGCGGCGTGCAGATCGTCGCGCGCGAGCCCGTGGTGCGCAACACCACGGAGATCGGCGACGCCATGCAGGGCTCGATGAAGGCCAGGCCCGACGCCGTGGTCATGATCAGCGCCTACCGCACCGCCGGCGCCTTCGTGAAGGAAGCGCTGCGCCGCGGCTACAACGGCCAGTTCTACAACGTGTCCTTCGTCGGCACGCAGGCGCTGGCCAACGTGGTGGGCGCGCAAGGCAGCGGCGTGATCATCTCGCAGGTAATGCCGCACCCGGGCAACGCCACGCTGCCGATCGTGCGCGAATACCTGCGGCTGCTGCAGGCCGCGGGCAAGCCCAGCGAGTTCGACTACGCCAGCATCGAAGGCTTCATCGCCGCCAAGGCCTTCACCGAGGGCCTGCGCCGCGCCGGCAAGGACCTGACGCGCGAGAAGCTGGTGACCGCGCTGGAATCGATGCGCAACTACGATCTCGGCGGGTTTATCGTCAACTTCACGCCGGACAACCATGTCGGCTCGAAGTTCGTCGAGATGACGATCATCAATTCGAAGGGGCAGGTGATCCGCTGAAGCGGGCCCCATGATCGCTGGTTTGCTCCCCTCTCCCGCGAGCAAGAGAGGGGAGCAAACCAGTGCGATCGTCACAGGCCCTACTTCATGTCATTCAAATGGCATGCCGAGAACCTCAGCGGCGCAATTTCCTTGAGCAGCGGCTGCTCTTCCCGGCAACGCGGCATCGCGTGCGGGCAGCGCGGATGGAAATGGCAGCCGCTCGGCGGGTTCAGCGGCGATGGGATCTCGCCGCGGATCGCGACATAGGTCTTGCGCGCCACCTCCAGTTTAGGCGCCTCCGCCAGCAGCGCTTGCGTATAGGGATGGTTGGGCGCGGCGAACACGTCTTCGGTCGGCGCGGATTCGACCACCCGGCCCAGGTACATGATCACCACCCGGTCGCTGATGTGCTTGACCACGCCCAGGTCGTGGCTGATGAACAGGTAGGTCAGGTTCAGTTCTTCGCGCAGGCGCATGAACAGGTTCAGCACCTGGGCCTGGATCGACACGTCCAGTGCCGCCACGGATTCATCGCAGACCAGGAACTCGGGCTTCACCGCGAGCGCGCGTGCAATGCCGATGCGCGCGCGCTGGCCGCCTGAGAACTGGTGCGGAAAGCGGCGCAGCACGGTCGGGTCCATGCCCACGCGCACCAGCATGTCCTCGACATAGCCCTTCTGCGCGCCGCGCCCGACCAGACCGTGCACCACCGGCGCCTCGCCGACGATGTCGAGCACCCGCAGCCGCGGGTTGAGCGAGGCATACGGGTCCTGGAAGATCATCTGGATCGCCAGTTGCTTCTCGCGGCGCTGGTCCGGCGGCAGGTGGTCCAGGTTGGTGCCGCGCCACAGCCGCTCGCCTTCGGTCAGCGAATGCAGGCCCACCGCCATGCGGCCGAGCGTGGACTTGCCACAGCCGGACTCGCCCACCAGCCCTACCACTTCGCCGGCGCGGATGCTCAGGTCGACGCGGTCCACCGCGTGCACCACCTCTTCGCGCGCATGCGCGCCGAACAGGTTGGCGATGCGCGCCGCCGCATCGAGCGACTTGACGAAACGCTTGGACACGCCGCGCAGTTCGAGGATCGGCGCGGCGGGCGTGGCGCCTTCCTGCCCGGCGGGTTCGGTCATCGGTCGGGATTGCAGTGCAGTGGCGTTCATGCCGCCTCCTGGTTGGCCAGCACCGGATGGAAGCAGCGCAGCCGCCGCCCGTCGGCGGCGGTCTCCAGCGGCGGCTCGGTCTTGCATGCCGCGGTGGCATAGGGACAGCGTTCGCGGAACGAGCAGCCGCCCGGCAGGTTCAGCAGCGATGGCGTCATGCCCGGGATCTGCCGCAGCGGCGCGCCGCGCGGATTGCGCGACGGCGCCGAACTGATCAAGCCGTGGGTGTAGGGATGCTCGGGGTGCTCCAGCACCTGGCGCACGTCGCCGGCCTCGACGATCTTGCCGGCATACATCACGCATACCGAATCGGCCAGCCCCGCCACCACCGACAGATCGTGGGTGATCCAGATCAGCGCCGTGCCGGACTCGCGGCAAAGGGTCTGCATCTCGTACAG
This window harbors:
- a CDS encoding ABC transporter substrate-binding protein; translation: MSFRSGVNGRLAGLLVACAIGTGGASCAAFAANTAATTTAEQGVTADTILLGQSAALTGPTAVLGKQMNSGALLYFDHINQQGGIHGRKIRLEALDDYYEPEPAAKNTKKLIEEDRVFALFGYVGTPTSQAALPLAIQARVPFFGPYTGAQSLREPRSRYVFHVRAGYNEETAAILRQIQTTGLKRVAVVYNEDAYGKAGLDGLERALKAAPDSGVQIVAREPVVRNTTEIGDAMQGSMKARPDAVVMISAYRTAGAFVKEALRRGYNGQFYNVSFVGTQALANVVGAQGSGVIISQVMPHPGNATLPIVREYLRLLQAAGKPSEFDYASIEGFIAAKAFTEGLRRAGKDLTREKLVTALESMRNYDLGGFIVNFTPDNHVGSKFVEMTIINSKGQVIR
- a CDS encoding ABC transporter ATP-binding protein, whose amino-acid sequence is MNATALQSRPMTEPAGQEGATPAAPILELRGVSKRFVKSLDAAARIANLFGAHAREEVVHAVDRVDLSIRAGEVVGLVGESGCGKSTLGRMAVGLHSLTEGERLWRGTNLDHLPPDQRREKQLAIQMIFQDPYASLNPRLRVLDIVGEAPVVHGLVGRGAQKGYVEDMLVRVGMDPTVLRRFPHQFSGGQRARIGIARALAVKPEFLVCDESVAALDVSIQAQVLNLFMRLREELNLTYLFISHDLGVVKHISDRVVIMYLGRVVESAPTEDVFAAPNHPYTQALLAEAPKLEVARKTYVAIRGEIPSPLNPPSGCHFHPRCPHAMPRCREEQPLLKEIAPLRFSACHLNDMK